Proteins found in one Candidatus Zixiibacteriota bacterium genomic segment:
- the moaA gene encoding GTP 3',8-cyclase MoaA yields the protein MLADTYRRAIRDLRISVTDRCNYRCSYCMPLDRYEWIDKKEILSFEEITRLARILVGLGVEKIRLTGGEPLVRQNLDRLIERLSAIEGLKDISLTTNGSLLAAQAPALRRAGLRRVNVSLDSLDPEKFARITKRGDLNKVLEGIFAAKQCGLEPVKLNAVIERGVNDDDILELVEFSRTHGFAIRFIEFMDVGNANNWTSDKLVSKKEIIERVQARYPLKEKGRGDGSAPAVDYEFADGRGDIGVIASVTEPFCTSCTRVRLTADGKVVTCLFSQVGHDVKGLLRSGADDHRIAEFLEAIWKGRRDRYSEERLEALRSASYDPRRRKKIEMISLGG from the coding sequence ATGCTGGCCGACACTTACCGGCGCGCGATCCGTGATCTCCGCATATCGGTCACAGATCGTTGCAATTATCGCTGCTCGTATTGCATGCCGCTCGACCGCTACGAGTGGATCGACAAGAAGGAGATTCTCTCCTTCGAAGAGATCACCCGGCTCGCTCGCATCCTGGTGGGATTGGGCGTGGAGAAGATCAGGCTCACCGGAGGCGAGCCGCTGGTTCGCCAGAACCTCGATCGGCTGATCGAGCGGCTCTCGGCAATCGAAGGGCTGAAGGACATCTCCTTGACGACCAACGGGTCGCTCCTGGCGGCGCAGGCTCCCGCTCTGAGGCGGGCAGGGCTCCGCCGGGTCAACGTGAGCCTCGACTCTCTCGATCCGGAAAAATTCGCCCGCATCACCAAGCGGGGGGACCTGAACAAGGTGCTCGAGGGGATCTTTGCCGCAAAACAGTGCGGGCTCGAGCCCGTCAAGCTCAACGCCGTGATCGAGCGCGGGGTCAACGACGACGACATCCTGGAACTGGTCGAGTTTTCGCGGACCCACGGCTTCGCCATTCGTTTCATCGAGTTCATGGATGTGGGCAACGCCAACAATTGGACCTCGGACAAGCTGGTGAGCAAAAAGGAGATCATCGAGAGGGTCCAGGCGCGTTACCCTTTGAAGGAGAAAGGCCGCGGCGATGGGAGCGCCCCGGCGGTCGACTACGAGTTCGCCGACGGCCGCGGCGATATCGGCGTGATCGCCTCCGTCACCGAGCCGTTCTGCACGAGCTGCACCCGGGTGAGGCTCACCGCCGACGGCAAGGTGGTCACCTGCCTGTTCTCGCAGGTTGGACACGACGTCAAAGGGCTCCTGCGCTCGGGCGCTGACGATCATCGGATCGCCGAGTTCCTCGAAGCGATCTGGAAGGGGCGCAGGGACCGCTACTCGGAGGAAAGACTGGAAGCGCTCCGGTCCGCGAGCTACGATCCCCGCCGGCGAAAGAAGATCGAGATGATCTCGCTCGGCGGCTGA
- a CDS encoding SDR family oxidoreductase, which translates to MLLKDKIALVTGSTHNIGLAIARAFAREGATVVVHSRHLEDARKVAGEIGGDSFAADVADPEQVAALFAHIRRTHGRLDVLVNSVAHSSKGGVLETSLEEWNRIMAVNLTGYFLCIQHAGRMMKEQGGGAIINISAGSGERSSPGGAAYSVSKGAINSLTRQAAADLAPDVRVNGLISGLVGTPIGRKDMGNRKPEYDIIPMRRIGRPEEVAEAAVFLASDKASYITNAILPVDGGRLNSMSSGSSR; encoded by the coding sequence ATGCTCCTCAAAGACAAGATTGCGCTTGTGACAGGGTCGACGCACAACATCGGGCTGGCGATCGCACGGGCCTTTGCCCGCGAAGGCGCAACCGTCGTGGTCCACTCCCGCCATCTCGAGGACGCGCGGAAGGTCGCCGGCGAGATCGGCGGTGATTCCTTCGCCGCCGACGTGGCCGACCCCGAGCAGGTGGCTGCCCTTTTCGCCCACATCCGCAGGACGCACGGGCGTCTCGACGTGCTGGTCAACAGCGTGGCCCATTCCTCGAAAGGCGGTGTCCTGGAGACCTCGCTCGAGGAATGGAACCGCATCATGGCGGTCAACCTGACGGGCTATTTCCTCTGCATCCAGCACGCGGGCCGGATGATGAAGGAGCAGGGCGGCGGCGCGATCATCAACATCTCCGCGGGCTCGGGTGAGCGGTCGAGCCCGGGGGGCGCCGCCTACTCGGTTTCCAAGGGGGCGATCAATTCGCTCACCCGCCAGGCTGCGGCCGACCTCGCTCCCGACGTCAGGGTCAACGGGTTGATTTCCGGGCTCGTCGGCACACCTATCGGCCGCAAGGACATGGGCAACCGCAAGCCGGAATACGACATCATCCCGATGCGGAGAATCGGCCGGCCGGAAGAGGTGGCCGAGGCGGCGGTTTTCCTTGCCTCCGACAAGGCGAGCTACATCACCAACGCGATCCTGCCGGTCGACGGCGGGCGGTTGAACTCTATGAGCAGCGGTAGCTCGCGCTGA
- a CDS encoding MFS transporter, with protein MSFPVSRDGWLLLATCAVRSFAYGFLSVVLGLHLDALGLSATAIGWIFAAALGGGAAMTIAVSAVADRWGRRAFLVVGALLMSLAGWIFATNDDPLLLAAAAVFGTVSPSGKEVGPFLSIEQAILPQTTRDEHRTAVFAAYNLVGSLAGAAGALAVGLPAWFSPEAASGYGFLVRCYAASGLVLAFLFALLSPEAEAQRRSVAAHGAGLKRSRGIVAKLAGLFALDAFAGGFVVQSIVAYWFHLRYQADLNALGGIFFGTNFLAALSFLAAPPFARRFGLLNTMVFTHLPSNVLLAAVAFMPTFESAAAVLLARHLLSQMDVPTRQSYTMAVVDPTERAASAGVLSVARNAGAAAAPLFTGAMLSNPALGLPFLLAGGLKIVYDLWILAAFRGIKPPEERADGKGSPG; from the coding sequence GTGAGCTTTCCGGTCTCGCGCGACGGCTGGTTGTTGCTGGCGACCTGCGCGGTGCGGTCGTTCGCCTACGGCTTTCTCTCCGTCGTCCTCGGTCTTCATCTCGACGCTCTCGGCTTGAGCGCGACCGCAATCGGGTGGATCTTTGCGGCGGCTCTCGGGGGAGGCGCGGCGATGACGATTGCGGTTAGCGCCGTGGCGGACCGATGGGGGCGAAGGGCGTTCCTGGTCGTGGGAGCTCTCCTGATGTCGCTGGCAGGCTGGATTTTCGCGACCAACGATGATCCGTTGCTGCTGGCCGCCGCCGCGGTCTTCGGCACCGTCAGCCCTTCGGGCAAGGAGGTCGGGCCGTTCCTTTCGATCGAACAGGCGATTCTCCCGCAAACGACCCGCGACGAGCACCGCACCGCCGTCTTTGCCGCATACAATCTCGTGGGCTCACTGGCGGGCGCGGCGGGGGCGCTGGCGGTGGGGTTGCCAGCGTGGTTTTCTCCGGAAGCCGCGTCGGGCTACGGCTTTCTCGTCCGATGCTACGCCGCGTCGGGGCTCGTGCTCGCTTTCTTGTTCGCGCTGCTTTCCCCTGAGGCCGAGGCTCAACGACGAAGTGTCGCGGCGCACGGGGCCGGCCTGAAGCGATCCCGCGGGATCGTGGCCAAGCTCGCCGGTTTATTTGCGCTCGATGCGTTCGCGGGCGGCTTCGTCGTCCAGAGCATCGTCGCCTACTGGTTCCACCTCCGCTACCAGGCCGACCTGAACGCCCTCGGCGGGATCTTCTTCGGCACCAACTTCCTTGCCGCGCTTTCCTTTCTCGCGGCTCCGCCGTTCGCGCGCCGCTTCGGCCTGCTCAACACGATGGTCTTCACGCATTTGCCGTCCAACGTTCTCCTCGCGGCCGTGGCGTTCATGCCGACCTTCGAATCCGCGGCGGCCGTTCTTTTGGCCCGCCACCTGCTCTCGCAGATGGACGTGCCGACGCGCCAGTCGTACACTATGGCCGTCGTCGATCCAACCGAGCGCGCGGCGTCCGCGGGGGTGCTTTCGGTCGCCCGCAACGCCGGCGCGGCGGCGGCGCCGCTGTTCACCGGGGCGATGCTTTCCAATCCCGCCTTGGGGTTGCCTTTTCTTCTGGCGGGTGGATTGAAGATCGTCTACGATCTCTGGATCCTTGCGGCCTTCAGGGGTATCAAGCCGCCGGAAGAGAGGGCGGACGGTAAAGGGAGCCCCGGCTGA
- the chrA gene encoding chromate efflux transporter: MTDDVAEAIPAGEVPAAGRGSVVEVFWVALRLGLTSFGGPVAHLGYFHEEYVRRRQWIDDRSYGDLVALCQFLPGPASSQVGIAIGIARARLLGGIAAWLGFTLPSALALTAFAYGVAALAQETDSGWLHGLKIVAVAVVAQAVWGMARSLCPDRERATIAVLAAIVALTWPGAAGQVLSMAVAGVAGSAMFPETAVAPPSPMRFPIGKRTALAAWVVFFALLLGLPFVRRAVPGHALEVFDSFFRAGSLVFGGGHVVLPLLQAEVVGPGWVTDEQFVAGYGAAQAVPGPLFTFSAYLGAVMGPEPNGWAGAALALLAIFLPSFLLVAGALPFWDLLRSVPLFQSALKGINAAVVGLLLAALYTPVWTSAIHTPADFGLGLVAFGLLSLWKAPPWLVVVSAAAAGRALAFR, from the coding sequence TTGCTGAAGCCATTCCCGCCGGCGAGGTGCCGGCTGCGGGGCGAGGCTCGGTCGTCGAGGTTTTCTGGGTCGCGCTCCGGCTCGGGCTCACTTCGTTCGGCGGACCCGTTGCCCATCTCGGTTACTTCCACGAGGAATACGTGAGGCGGAGACAATGGATCGACGACCGGAGCTATGGGGATCTCGTGGCGCTCTGCCAGTTCCTTCCGGGGCCGGCGAGCAGCCAGGTGGGAATCGCCATCGGAATCGCCCGCGCGCGCCTGCTCGGAGGGATCGCCGCCTGGCTCGGTTTCACGCTGCCGTCGGCGCTCGCGCTCACCGCCTTCGCTTACGGTGTCGCCGCATTGGCTCAGGAGACCGACTCCGGCTGGTTGCATGGCTTGAAGATCGTCGCCGTGGCGGTGGTCGCTCAGGCGGTCTGGGGAATGGCCCGCTCGCTGTGTCCCGACCGGGAGCGCGCAACGATCGCGGTTCTCGCGGCGATCGTTGCGCTCACGTGGCCGGGCGCCGCCGGGCAGGTCCTGTCCATGGCCGTTGCAGGGGTAGCTGGCTCGGCCATGTTTCCTGAAACCGCCGTGGCCCCGCCGTCGCCGATGCGCTTTCCGATCGGTAAAAGGACGGCGCTGGCTGCGTGGGTCGTCTTCTTTGCGCTTCTCCTGGGCTTACCATTCGTCCGGCGAGCCGTTCCCGGCCACGCCCTGGAGGTCTTCGACAGCTTTTTCCGCGCGGGCTCTCTCGTTTTCGGCGGCGGCCATGTCGTTCTGCCTCTCCTGCAGGCAGAGGTCGTCGGTCCGGGGTGGGTGACCGATGAACAATTCGTGGCGGGTTACGGAGCCGCGCAAGCGGTGCCGGGACCGCTTTTCACTTTCTCGGCTTACCTGGGGGCCGTCATGGGCCCTGAGCCAAACGGCTGGGCGGGGGCGGCGCTCGCCCTTCTGGCGATTTTTCTCCCTTCGTTTTTGCTGGTCGCGGGCGCGCTCCCTTTCTGGGACCTGCTTCGTTCGGTACCGCTCTTCCAGTCGGCCTTGAAAGGCATCAACGCCGCCGTGGTCGGACTGCTGCTGGCGGCGCTGTATACCCCGGTATGGACGAGCGCGATCCATACCCCGGCAGACTTCGGGCTCGGTCTGGTGGCCTTCGGCCTGCTCTCGTTATGGAAGGCTCCCCCCTGGCTGGTCGTCGTGTCGGCGGCCGCGGCAGGACGGGCGCTGGCTTTCCGCTGA